atataaatttaataaacaaaaaatacctagTTAGAGAAGCTACATTCATAAACTATTTATCTGACTCAAACCAAAGTTTTgactttttgaatttataagaAGTAAAACTTACACTATGAGCAAGTCCCGAATGTATAAGACTGACATTCCACATGCAGCCGAGCCGCGCGTCGATTATATAGTCCGGCTGAAATACTACCCAGTTGCCCGAGTCTAGACTAATGCTTAggaatattatgaataaataaatattatagaggCCAGATTTATATGTCTGTATCATGATCTTTTCTTCTGAAATGGGCAAGTAGGTGTCGATATCATGCCTGACATAGGCCCTCGGTTTTAGGTAACAAACATAAACCcgaattttttacattaccCAACTGGAAATGTAGTCAGAGGGTCTCATTGCCGAAGTATTGAATAATGAGTTTGAGTTTTTAGTCTATTGAATCTGTAGATAACAAATAgaagctattttattaaaaaatatattaattaggtTTGTGAGTTTGTTGAGCAGCGGCTGTCATGACCCCGGTGACCACCCTGAATCCGCCCATGCGTCATGTTGTCCAaaactgtatttaatttttcataataaaaggATACACATAGGGCATTCTTGTCCATCAACTAAAGCGGGTTTCATTGACACTCCTGAGACTATAGGCAGGTGAATTGCTGTATTGTTGTCGCGTTTTGATTCCTCcattatatcaaatatttggGATGTTTGGCTTGACTGAAAATGATTAAATCGTGCTTTGTTTAAAagaataaagtaaatatatattactttatataaaataaatgctaataatttttgaggaataaataagaaaagaacaataattattgtttgatGTTtagtcaaattaattaaatggcatttttatttagactATAACTGGAGCCGTTTCCTATTTAGGATAtctatgttatatttaaattgtaatggAAATATTATTCCttgttatatgtttaaagaCTGTGTTCCAACAAGCGCAAAAACTACTGTTGTTTTTTCCAATtgctcaaaaaaaaaaatcaatttaaagtTATGATTACGGACAACAACCGGAAATTAAAACAACTACGTTCTACAACATTGACCATACCTGATGATGTATAACCAGCAAATTATCAATGACGCTGACCGCAAATCTTCCAACCAATCCAGTTTTGAGAATGTGTTGTATGCCATTGCCACCTGTTATTGGCATAAGACAAACCTGAAAGACATTTTACAAATCTATGTATTATGtacaatcaaaataattttatagccATTGCTACCCTTTTCAACTTTCTTGTCAAATAAATTCTGTTCATTGAGGCAAATCTCAAACTAATCTaggttttaaacaattttgatATGACTAGACACATTTTGTCAGAttcataattgaaataaactgAATATTTCAAGGTTACAATATTTTAGTACTTAACACTTATGAAATCATGGGCACAGTTTTTTACGTtgctttatctaaattaaatttatattataaattaacacaCCTCAGTAGGTCCAGGCACCGATGTACAGGGACTGCCATGTCTGAATATCGCACACCAAGTTGCTTCACATAGTCTTAGTACAAAAACATCTCTCTCCACAACTGGTCGAGTTGTGTCCactgaaataaacaatatataactTAAGGCAAAAGGCTAATTTCATTTTgtagaattttatttactcaCTTACgcagtaattaaaaacaacacgCTTTACTTATCATCACACCATAAACAGTACTTACATTCCAGTTTCTGAAGCTTAGTAATATTTGAGCTGCTGAGCGAGAATGGTTGCAGCAATGCTCCGTTGTTACCAGCCAACACTACAATGTTACTCTGAGCACACCAAGAAAACCAGGCTCCACTGGAAATATACATTGgtacttaaaagtaaaataaggctttatagtatttatttaattaatagaaattactgataatgaaattttttaccaaCTACCACCAACTGCAATCATAGAAGGTATATTTCTACTGTgagtttttcttatatgtatagcatttaaaatttatatacattaaagtGGTTTGACTATTTTAATGGTTGGATTTTCTTTTggtaaactaaattaaaagttaaacaacttataaatgaaaaataaaataagtaatataatatacctgaATGAAGTGCTCTTTAAtgtcttcaattgttttttttcagGAAACACTTGCAGCAATTCAATTCCGTGATCAGTAATAAATGCTATCTCATTTACTTTAGGCCATACAAACCCCAAAATCTTTGCATTTTTCCATTTACATGTGTGGCTGTACTCTACATTTGTTGGAACAAGGTCCTTAAAGTTAGCAAATTCTACTGAGGGTGTTTGTGCATCAACATTTCTCTGTATTGCTAAAACTTTGTGATCTGGcgagaattttatagaaatgATTGGCCCTTTATCTTCCATTCTGAATGAAGTACTTTTGGAGTCATCTAAACCATTCACAGTAACTCCAGTTACACCTCCTGATCTTACAGTGAAtacctgtatatatataccaatTCATAGTAAGAGAGTTAAGTGTTTTGACGAgaggtttatttaatttattacttgcCTGCCCATTGGTGTCGTCAAAAAATACATTCGTTACTGGACTGTTTGGGTCAAATCTTTTAGGTTGTTCCGAAAGCGATAAGTAATATTGATCACTATCGTGAAGACAAAACTCCGCCATGGTTTAATTCCTAATGCCTCGtatttgtattgaaatttttaactttacacgaaaacaaataaacactttttttattcaagATTTTAAGTCAAGAATTgtcaatttcaatttaatgTCTATCTTACATAGATAGAAATTGGAatctatagtcgtatttttaattagacgaagccaactgacagtagctaatgtcactttgtaaaaatatgttgccacatttaaagtaatagtgatgcattcagttcttgttcaatcagatgaatgaacaatgagtgtgaatagtcaatcatttcaaacaataaaagaatattatttctatttcaaaattgtataaaagtgctctgatataagttaggtactagtactatgtaactacaatcagttttttgacgtcttattgcaaagcgcggcgcggcgactagtgccatcaccgatcattaattcaggggtttttactttgtcacaacactatttttatttcattaaaaactgacaacaccgtaaacgaataaaaaaataataatgtaatgtaatgtggtaatgtaatgtaaataataatgataataatgtaatgtaatgtaatgtaatgtaatgtaacgtaatgtccctgtggcagtgatgTCGACAAGTTAGGACATCACGGCCTGTCATGCCAAAAAAGTGCAGGCCGCTTCTCGAGACATGCCGCACTTAACGATATCATACGCCGTTCCCTTGCCACCGTCAACGTGCCAAGTCTACTTGAGCCGAGTGGTATtgcaagagacgatggcaagagaccggacggtatgagtttgattccatggaagatgggtcgggtactggtatgggatgcaacctgttcagacacgctggccccttcccatctacatggaaccaactacagagctggtgcggcttgtgaagcggcggaaaaaaataaagcatgcaaatacaggggtctgggctcagaatatgattttgtcccattcggtgtcgagacccttggtccgtggggtcctagcgctttaaggctttttaaagaaatttcaaaaaggttagtcgacatcacaggagaccgaagatctggcagctacctcggacaaagaattagtctagcaattcaaagggggaacgctgccagtatcttcggaaccttgcctaaagggactccttttaatgatatattttagtttatgttaagtttagttatttatttcaatgtttttcttttcatgtatgtgtaatgtgtattaaaaattcgactatagATATTGGTTACTATGGCAACAACTTTGTCAATATTGGCGGCAGTCGGGAATCGGGATAAAAGTCAATAAACAGAGGATATTCCTAACTttctaaactattttataaaaaatgggTGACAAAATTGAATTACATTCATATCGCATACGCGGAAATATAAGTGACTCTGAAGAATATCATGAAATTAACGAGAGTGCAGTTTATTCCGAAAATCTTATGCAAACAGTCCCACAAAGTCCAAAaacacaaacatttttttttacaaagcaaataaagaaaaataaaaggaaGAGAGTGAACAAAGAGAGAACAGATCAATCGAGTAACATACTGAAAAtcgtaactaaaaaaatagatagcGAATCCTCGCCAATAGTTAAGAacgttattaatgtaataaaaccaAACAGTGAACCAAGTTATTTACAAAGCGAATGTAGActagataaaatattacaatataaaccACACATCTTTGACGTAGAGCACGGGTAAgcataaatgtaattttttttctataaatataatatagtatataaaattatttaatttgggGACGAGCGGAGCAAGAGTGGGCGTTGTCAACGACTTAGAAGTTCAATTAAAAGTAGGTTTATCTTTTGGGGatcgtaatataaaaatgatttgtaAAGCTTGCGTATAGCTAGGGGTATTGAAACATCAAAGCGGCCATTGCGTTGTATAATGCATTTGTTAGAAGCCATTTAGAATAGGTATAATTCAATGATTTGGGTCCCGCAACAGAAAAAAACGCTATAACactggaaataaataaaaaaattgacacgAGGCTTTGTTTGTTCATACCtaactttgtttgttttgggTAGTATAGGATATAATCAGCTGAAGGAAAAGGTTGGTTATAAGTTACAGaaactattgtttttttgtctatgtatGTTATCTAATGAAATCTTATTAGTTACTAGaagataagaaaatttatacattatttctaCGTTTCAGCGATCGCCAGAGAAGCCTTAAACTGCATCCAAATTTTCCAAATGGCGAAAAAACCTCAGAGACGAGGGACACTTATATATTTACCAATTATGTTGAGCCCCgcttttttaaagattttttttctggGAGGTcaataactaatttaaatgtaacgcAAAAGTTTTTGGATATTTCAATCAATGGACTTAATTTTACATATCACCATAGTTATTCATTAGAGAAAAtactatctataaaattagaagagTACTATATGGACTATCTTGAGAttgaaaaacatataatacatatattaagagGGATAGATGTAAATAGGCAGACACGAGAAAATCTTAAAGCGAAGTTCACTGCAATTAGTACTAAGAAAAATGATAGTATACGGTTTGATGCaactattctaaaatatacaGCAGCTTTTCtagattttaaagaaaaatattattataaattgaacgAAAAGAGAAAGTtgctttgtaatattttatcactGTGGTCAGATATAAAAAGTACAAGGCATAAGTTGGGCGTCATTAACACTCCTATTATATTAGAGGTAGAAAAACTTTACGTAAGCGTAGACACTCTCGCCGAACACTGGAAGGAAGTATTTCAGAAGGAATATACAGATTTTCTTATTGAATTAGAATATGATTacgtaaacaaatatttagagtacaaacaatttaaaagtGATGAGAattatgacaaaaacaaaCTTGTTAAACCAAAACTTCAAATTGATCCAGAGCGAATAAAACATGATGTCGAAAAACGTGTCGGTTTCTTAGTAAGCCCCGAAGATGTGTCTGTTAGACTTAAATTTGATGaaacaatacaaaaagtaAAGCCAAACACAGAAATTCAGAgcgaagaaaaatatatttacttgaaAGTATTCATTGATGATGTGTTTGTATGTGAATCTGAACGTTTGGAAGTGAAAGATATTTCCGCAATCAATTATAATGATTCTTTTACATTGCAAATATTagacaataataaaacactCACTTTTATTCTATGTGAAGGAAGTAAAGATATTTCAGCTCTTACAATGGAGTTGGACGAAATTCgcagaaaatatttgaattcaGTACTTATCAATAAACATTTTGTGTGTTACAACAAAATTAAGCCCACGTCATTATTCATCGGTAATGGATATACGATAAAAGACATTGCAGCCATTAATGATGTGATGCTAAAGAgtaacaatttatttcaagGGAAATTATTAACATCATGTGAAATCAAACTGAGTTTTTCCTGGAATGACACCTTCAATGCAAATGAAAAAccaaatatttcattaaaatattgtttagatGTCAAAAAACAGATTCAAAGAATTCTTCATGGCCTAGATAAACCAAATTTAAGCACCTTAttggatattttaaattatgtttatgaaTTTGAAATCGATgacgaaaatattattaatagtttaaaagatatgtgtaaatataaaaccaaACAAGTCaagtttgattttattaataacgaaAATCGCACTCGTTTTAAGTTATTGAAATTGAGAAATCATGGACGTTTAGTTAATGTTATtgacaaaattattccctTATTTGATTCTCAAATAACGACAGAACGATTAAGCACAATGGAAAGTGAAGATAAAGAATTCAACGTTGAATATTTTGAAAGTCAACGTGCTAATATGGATCCAATAGATTTAGAAAGATACGTGGGCATAAAAttcatagaaaaattaaataaacaaatcttGACAGATTTGAACGATAGGCTTCTGAGGAAGACTCATAAAGACGTTGTCAATGATTATCAAGATCTTAGTTTGAGGTGATAAGAATATTAAAgtgtatttaaagtatttcagTCTAACATAAATATGATACCTATGTCATTTTTTAGGagtatattttcaattaaatcaaataCGTCGTTGGCAACATCATCTGTAGCTAAACAATCACGTGAATCAGAACTAGCTAAGGAGCaagaaatatacataacaGTTTTGCgggcttttaatttattagatcGTTCCGACACGGAACAAGAAGAAATCGACGAGAGCATAGCTggtaaattatataagtactttggaattgtcatttaaaatatgtatttgaaaGACTCCTCTGATATTCTCGTTGCTGAACTATTCCATTTTTTCAGTTAAGACTTAATATATTCAGTTATAATTGCAGGTTACAAATTCCGCCCCCTAAGACCGTTTGTGAGATTAAATTACAACAACGAATCAGTACAAACGTGCACAGCAGTTGGAAATAATCCCACTTGGAATTATActgcaaaaattaaaactaagtaAGACGCGTTGGATAAGCTATCTCGCTCGTTCATATTGTTCATATTGTCCTAAAATCATtgaaatttgtgtttttatttttccagGCTCGAGCCACTCTCCTCGATATACATAAACGTATACGATGAACATACGGTTAATATTAGCCAAGAGCTAGATCAATCATTTCGTTTCAGGCGTTACAATAAATGGCTGGGCACCCTTGCCATCCCGATTAGCACAGTTTTAAATTTAGGTTCGGTaagttgaaaatataatattaaaagctcctataaaatatatgaatttaaaataatcaaacaatTTTCAGCTCCGTGGAACATTCAAAATTACAACAGCACCCATTATTTTTGGCTACGAAAGCGCTCCGAAGGCATCCACATCAGTAATACCAGAAATAATTCGACTTATGAAGAAAGACACTGCTTTCCTCACTCTTCGGATTACAACAAGTCTTTGCAATTTGGGCGGGCTTCGATTTTATAACCAGCCTTGCGATAACGATGGCCACATTTTGCggcatttaaataatttcgtaaCAGAATATCTCAATGAATTTCCAGCAAGAAATCTGTCTCTCACTTTTATAGACAGTACTGGGAGACATAAATGTGTAACTGAGTTCCTTCAGCCTCTGCCCCTTCCAGAGATTAATTTAAGCGATACAAAATCAATGGGACCTTCTTCAAGGAGTTCTCCGAAGACTAACATAAATGCTTTCGAACTAACCGATATCTCGCAAATGGTGAATTTAGCTATTCGCTACGTATCGTTAATACCTACCTATGAAGTTATTCAAACTCATGTTGTTACTCTACGTGGGATCGTAAGTTAACAATCTGTCCCGAAGGACCAATTTTTACATCCAAGTTACTAAGATGCTACTTTTTTTTCAGGAACTATTGAAGGTTCTTTATGGATCGCCGCTGGACCATACCTTAATTTTAGCGAGCTACTTAATTGCGTTAGGTATCAAATGCTATGTGGCCATAGCTTACGGGCTGCCTAGAGGTCTCAGTAGTTATGTTttggttaaaaataatggtCGTAGGATTGTAATGGCCTCCGATATAGAAAAAACtgggttttttaataaagaagaaTATGATGTATCCGTTTTCGACGCAGTTAATGGTGAAAAACACGATATAAGGGATGTCGGTTGTCCTCTGAAGAccgttaattttgtatttgatCATGAAAATGTAAGGTTTTcattaatatacattaaatatcataagttttatataggtttcattgaattgtttatttttagatttgggTGAACATACAATCATATCAAGATTGTGAGAATTTATCGTTCGATTTTACGAAAACTTCTAACTGGCAAACGGTATGTTGCTAGTTTTCAAAATTAACTGAACTTGAACATTTAAGAAGTTTTATATGAATGTATATTTTAGGTTTttgataaaactatatttgtattaaaacaaacggCTCTCACGTCTTACGCGTACAACCCACCGTCTGATGTAGCAGACTTGAGAAATAATTtggaaactaaaattaaagaaaaaatacagaaatggaGATGGAATGTCAAAACTGTGTGGAACAGGTATTTTGTGATAGGAAAAACATTTATGGCATGTTTAACTTATAgaattactttataattaataacgtTTTTTAGGTATTTAAGCAACATTCTGCGAGAATCTTTAACACAGTGGGAATATTGgagttttaatacaaatgcCGTAAAACCAGCATCCAGTGACACTTTGAGGCAATTAATGGCTTCGTATAAGGTGATTAACTTTAGCCTTAAAGGCTTACTGCTAAGCGGACGATGTTAATTTAGATAAGTGTCGTGAAGTCTACTGCGTTGGATGTCGCAAACCGGGTGCCAAGTACCCAGTCCACCAATATCATAGACAATAGAGTAAGCgacttacaaaaaaaaacatgtcaaGGCGTAGACTTGATCATTACTATGGATGTACTCGTATTTCATAGTCCATACTTCATTAAATATACGATGGTATGTCGTTATAACTTTTAAGGAATATTTGTATGACTCGTTTTCAAGTTCGCTAAGGCGATCCTGGCgttaacttatttaataattacctCATTTACAGATTTTTGGATTCCCGATAAATATACCCTACGTCAACACAAAATCGGTGATATCAAGGGTAAAATCTACAATGTTACACGTGAACGACGACCCTAACGCCGAATTCGGGTTGGCCGTAGAAGTGTACGCCTATCctaataatgttttaagtGTGTGGATATTTCTTGCCAGCATGTCTagaatataacattttatttttatattttgttccgtgtttattggttttattaacattattaatatgtaaccCAACTTTGACTCAAAGTCGATTTTGTATTGACAAAGCTTAATATTTTGACGAAGGGAGGAACAAAAACGCTTATCAGAAGagcaatataaaatttattattaaactcaTCGGGAATCTTAAatgaattcatttaaataatatagagaTTGTATGTCTTTTGTTTAAtgctaacaaaataaaattaatatttcattgctgtataaaaaatacgtaagtAGAAAAAAAGATGTTATAATACGTGTCCACAGAGACCGATTCGCTTTGAAACCGACCACAGACGTCTACATCCTTACAGGTAGACAATACAGTACCGCCTTACTCTACGCCcgacttattaaaatattacacacGAAAAAGAATgtgcatttaattattaattcgtTGAAACTCAGTAAAGTACAACATTTTCTGCAACggcattcgaataataattcaaaacacattcatgaatattttattaaaacaccagaatatgttatttacaaaaataaattttctatatCCAGATAGGTACAAATAGCAACTAATTATCTAGcgcttatatttaaatcaaaaatatcCTTAAATTCCACCGGACATGTCCGATTtctcattaatattaaaatgtttaagacGAATAGTATTTCGAAATGAAACCGCAACATGCGAGCGAATGCCATAATTCAAGTTggaagttttatataaaataaatacaactccGAATATATGTAGTTAAAATGCTAggtctattaataataaactaatcCTCAGTTCGACACAAGAAATCATCCTTTGATTCTGCTTTGgaaaatttcaaaatgatAGACCTAAGTTATTGAAAATGTTTAAGCGGCGCGATTAATGTGTATTCCACTATTAATGTTATGTTCTAATTGGCTTCGAGACGAGGACTTTTTCACTACAATTGAAATGACATAACGTCTGTCACGTGACAGTATTTTTACAAGACAATGTCAGAAGCGACTGTCACAAACCCTGCATAGATCTGACGATCGCTCAGAATATAGCTCTTCAACGTCTCAACGTGGCTCAGTTCAATGTATTGTTACTTAGATTTGTGACAGTCCCTGACAGATGAATCAAAATTGAATCAGTAATTTGCACATTTCTcataaaagtcaaaaatcgcGGGTTTTCACAAAATTTACAATCATGTCACACAATTAACAGcttaaaaacatttcaaattgACACATTCCTCAAGCGTTGAGAActttttattagttaaatttttttcttaattatgaCGCAATTTCTATGCACATCGCGGGACTCGCCCAATGGAACATGAATAATCTCAATATAACTAATGTTGGACAAGTCTAATAAGGGGTTAAAATAAGACGGCCCTGCATTTGGAGGCAGTGCTGAGTTCGAAACTAGGGGGCATTTGTTAGAAATCGTTAGTGCAAATGTTTCGTATGATTTTCACATGGTCTTGGGGTGTACCGTGAcaaattgttaatatattaattgcaGTAGTAAAACAGCTGAGTAACAGTTTATGGTTTCTGAAAAAGGACTAGTAAAGCCGACTTAAGTTAGATCATAATGGCTTTCAGAATATTACACagcaacaaacaataaaatggttttactttaataaaataatatataatttgcaaAATATGACTCGGTACATCCCCAAAAAAGTCTTAGCCCTAGTATGCATTGATATCGATTGAAACAACTCATTAAAATTACTCACATAAGATAAATTAGACTATTAACTTAaagcaattatttttcactttttaaacaaaacataaaatcaATTTGATAGACAGTGCTTTACCAAATAAAGCACTTACATTGTTTCACTTCCATAAGACACAAAGTGAATGAAGGTTTTACTAGTAAAAGCCAAGAATAATTTAAGGTTCTTCATTAACTCAATAGTTTATTCGATATCAAGTCACACTGAGCTTTATGAATTAAGACTTTAAATTGACTTCTATAGTTAGGCTCACAGAACACTTTTAAGCCTCCTGAACTCACTCGAATGCTGACATAAgctatttcaataatatatagCTACGGAAAAGCTAGAGTACCTTAGATTGTAATTGTTGTACAAAATCTCAGAATGCATatctatttattcataaaatctcAAATGTGATTCTACTTAGAAGTCGGTTTGTGTTATTGTTCAAATTCTCCAAATTTGTTCAGTAGTTTCAGGTCAACTTAGCTTCACGTAAACAGGctgactaaaaatatttatgactaTACCATATTGTATAATCTTGtcttattcataatattaatttaaattcaaagtcaTAAAGACTCGTTCAAGTATTGTAATCGGGTATTATGATCAATTTAAAGTTCCCTATGGCAATATTTGGTAAATAATCAGTAGGTTTAAATGCTTTGCGTCGACCCAAGCGACCTCATTATGAAGATGGAAATTAAACTGTATGAAAgtgttattttatacaaaatggtAACTTATATAATGTGGCACTATTTCTCCAATTTCTGATAAGGTTTCTTATTTACGGTGTTATTGAACCAAATGCTTTACGGAATCATCTAAATTACAAGATCTGTTGAGCTTATGTTTGTTTCTTCACGAAATCACTACACGAATATTGTCAGAATTTTTAGATACTGAATATTTCATCtgacattaaaaatgtattttgcgTAACCATTTTGGTTTTAGTGAtggaaatttgaaaaataacatcttcagtaatatgtatttgaataaatatgcATCGAGAGATTTCACACTTCCCCCTAGTCCCTATAAAGCGTTTAGCTGTCGTCCGACTTGGTCTGTTTGGATCGCTTGAGCTGTTGTAAATAATGCCGTTGAATTGGCTTGTGTAGCGCGAGCTGGGCGAGGGCGTCGTCGATTGAGAACCATTGTCGTTTGCGCCCCATTAGACGGGAGTCCTCCCACTCCGCCAACTCCTGTGTTACGGTCATCACGTATACTTCAGTCCTGTGCTTGTGTTCGCGGTTctgaaatgtttaataatctCATTAGTCCACAACAAAAGAAGATATCGTAGTACATATAGTCTATATATACGTTTCTACCGAAATTAGTCTGAGACTATAGTTGTTAGTTCATGCCCATTTCATCTTTGAAGAGTTGTTGAAACTGATCATTGTTTAAGATCCTCCTTCagcagaaataattattttactaaatagaatgaaaatcaaagtaaaatataactatatctGGCTGATTGCTATTTATAAGCTTCCCGCGCGCCTTTATATACGAAAAGAATGTATGCAAA
This Pieris napi chromosome 16, ilPieNapi1.2, whole genome shotgun sequence DNA region includes the following protein-coding sequences:
- the LOC125057590 gene encoding coiled-coil and C2 domain-containing protein 2A-like; its protein translation is MLLFFQELLKVLYGSPLDHTLILASYLIALGIKCYVAIAYGLPRGLSSYVLVKNNGRRIVMASDIEKTGFFNKEEYDVSVFDAVNGEKHDIRDVGCPLKTVNFVFDHENIWVNIQSYQDCENLSFDFTKTSNWQTVFDKTIFVLKQTALTSYAYNPPSDVADLRNNLETKIKEKIQKWRWNVKTVWNRYLSNILRESLTQWEYWSFNTNAVKPASSDTLRQLMASYKIFGFPINIPYVNTKSVISRVKSTMLHVNDDPNAEFGLAVEVYAYPNNVLSVWIFLASMSRI
- the LOC125057150 gene encoding regulator of MON1-CCZ1 complex, with product MAEFCLHDSDQYYLSLSEQPKRFDPNSPVTNVFFDDTNGQVFTVRSGGVTGVTVNGLDDSKSTSFRMEDKGPIISIKFSPDHKVLAIQRNVDAQTPSVEFANFKDLVPTNVEYSHTCKWKNAKILGFVWPKVNEIAFITDHGIELLQVFPEKKQLKTLKSTSFSGAWFSWCAQSNIVVLAGNNGALLQPFSLSSSNITKLQKLELDTTRPVVERDVFVLRLCEATWCAIFRHGSPCTSVPGPTEVCLMPITGGNGIQHILKTGLVGRFAVSVIDNLLVIHHQSSQTSQIFDIMEESKRDNNTAIHLPIVSGVSMKPALVDGQECPMYSGNWVVFQPDYIIDARLGCMWNVSLIHSGLAHSLSKDEIPKVVGTLLRRQGGKDTIYRILNQLVTNADTHLVELSGVFDEINSVYRKWADIEVARNTAGQVVEKGSDTFPVLISQTDMCSHVLQAHADDKYLVQVVTAYLSSLSLHNMTVQQPVAEISVRTLVTRGASGRLRSLVRRGCLGEEQLLACQLLSLGHFDPAAAQLALDMMCRLKAHEEIVEVLLSWNEPVSAAGAARQCGVWGALPARKVLSAAKVHGPAAFRALYHALLARNERERGSPHFLKGEQCEIYIEYYKQLMEDS
- the LOC125057588 gene encoding protein CC2D2B-like; amino-acid sequence: MGDKIELHSYRIRGNISDSEEYHEINESAVYSENLMQTVPQSPKTQTFFFTKQIKKNKRKRVNKERTDQSSNILKIVTKKIDSESSPIVKNVINVIKPNSEPSYLQSECRLDKILQYKPHIFDVEHGDRQRSLKLHPNFPNGEKTSETRDTYIFTNYVEPRFFKDFFSGRSITNLNVTQKFLDISINGLNFTYHHSYSLEKILSIKLEEYYMDYLEIEKHIIHILRGIDVNRQTRENLKAKFTAISTKKNDSIRFDATILKYTAAFLDFKEKYYYKLNEKRKLLCNILSLWSDIKSTRHKLGVINTPIILEVEKLYVSVDTLAEHWKEVFQKEYTDFLIELEYDYVNKYLEYKQFKSDENYDKNKLVKPKLQIDPERIKHDVEKRVGFLVSPEDVSVRLKFDETIQKVKPNTEIQSEEKYIYLKVFIDDVFVCESERLEVKDISAINYNDSFTLQILDNNKTLTFILCEGSKDISALTMELDEIRRKYLNSVLINKHFVCYNKIKPTSLFIGNGYTIKDIAAINDVMLKSNNLFQGKLLTSCEIKLSFSWNDTFNANEKPNISLKYCLDVKKQIQRILHGLDKPNLSTLLDILNYVYEFEIDDENIINSLKDMCKYKTKQVKFDFINNENRTRFKLLKLRNHGRLVNVIDKIIPLFDSQITTERLSTMESEDKEFNVEYFESQRANMDPIDLERYVGIKFIEKLNKQILTDLNDRLLRKTHKDVVNDYQDLSLRSIFSIKSNTSLATSSVAKQSRESELAKEQEIYITVLRAFNLLDRSDTEQEEIDESIAGYKFRPLRPFVRLNYNNESVQTCTAVGNNPTWNYTAKIKTKLEPLSSIYINVYDEHTVNISQELDQSFRFRRYNKWLGTLAIPISTVLNLGSLRGTFKITTAPIIFGYESAPKASTSVIPEIIRLMKKDTAFLTLRITTSLCNLGGLRFYNQPCDNDGHILRHLNNFVTEYLNEFPARNLSLTFIDSTGRHKCVTEFLQPLPLPEINLSDTKSMGPSSRSSPKTNINAFELTDISQMVNLAIRYVSLIPTYEVIQTHVVTLRGIVS